TTCTCTTCTCGCAACATTCTTTTGCAAGTTCTTCCTTGCTCTTTAGAAAGTACTCTGGATCTATGTAGTTATCTAAGCCCTTCTCAGCTGAAAGCTCATTTATCCTCTGCGCTAAGTATTCGGCGTTCCTTCTGTTTATGCTTCTCCTGTTGTTCTCAAACATGGATATGTAGTTTTTAGAAAATCTATCACCAGCTAAGTCATCCTGTCCCAAGTTAAGCTTTTTTCTCTCGTGTCTCAGCCTCTCTCCCACGCTTAGTATCTTTATACACTCCAATTAACTCCACCTCTTTACATCTTAATTGATACGTTTATAATATCATATATTCAGATTTCTACCAATATTTATTTATTCCATTTGAAAGTCCCCGGCATCGTGATAAAATTAAATCAATAAAGATGAGGTGATTTATTTGATACAAAGCTTTTTCCAAAACATAGAGTCTGACTACAACTTGCCCCTAAATGACTCTCAGAAAAAGGCGGTGCTGCACAACAACGGTCCTGCCCTTGTTCTAGCTGTTCCAGGGGCTGGAAAGACCACTGTGCTTATCTCAAGAGTGGCCGCCTTGATATCGCTTCACGGCGTAAAACCCTCTAAAATACTCTCCATAACTTTCAGCAAAGCTTCAGCCTTGGATATGCAGAGCCGCTTTTATTCAACCTTTGGAGCGGAACTCGGGGCCAGCCCTAAGTTCTCCACAATCCACAGCTTTGCTTACTTTGTGATAAGAGAGTACTGCAGGAAAGCCGGAGTTTCCTACAATCTTATAGAAGAAAATGGCCCAAACGGGAAAATACAGCTCTTGCGCAACATATACAGCAGTATAAACAAAGGCTTTCTCTCTGAAGACAAGCTTGAAGAGCTTGTAAACGGAATAGGCTACGTAAAGAACATGATGCTCTCTCCAGAGGAGTTTAAGTCTCCCGGCATAAAGAACTTTCCAAAGATATACTGGGAGTACGAATCTGCTAAAAAAGAAAACAAGCTATTGGACTTTGACGACATGCTTTCTCTATGCCTAGACATCCTGGAGAAGAACGGCGCTCTGCTGGAGAGCTACAGGGTGAGATACGAGTATGTCCAGGTGGACGAAGGTCAGGACACCTCGAACATACAGCACAGGATAATAGCTCTGCTTGTAAAGCCAAAGAACAACCTCTTTATAGTCGCCGACGACGACCAGAGCGTCTACGGCTTCAGAGGGGCCAACCCCAAGTATCTGCTGGAGTTCAAGACGCATTACCCCGACGCTTCTGTATTCAACATGAATAGAAACTACCGCTCCACCCCGGACATAGTGTCTATAGCCAACAGCCTCATAAAGCAGAACAAGCTGAGGTACGACAAAGACCTTGTGGCGCACAGTGAATCGTCTCACCCTGTAGGGATATTCAAATTAGACACTCAGGAAAATCAGTATAGGCATTTGGTGGACAGCCTTGTTCCATCAGAGTTTGAAGATACTGCCGTCTTGTTTAGGAACAATATCTCGGCAATTCCCATAGCCGATATCCTGGACAGAAAGGGAATCCCCTTCAAGCTGAAAGACAGCAAGCTCACTTTTTTCAACCACTGGCTTCTTAAAGACATACTCTCTTTCCTAAAGCTAGCCACAGATCAGAGCGACACTGGAGCTTTCGAAAGAATCTACCATAAGATGAAGGGCTATATCTCTAAAAAGGGGCTGAATTACGTAGCTAAGAACATGAAGACCGAAAAGTCTGTATTCCATGTGTTGGAGCTTTTTCCGGATTTAAAGCCTTTTCAGAAGGAGAGCATGAGAAAGCTGTCCCTTGACTTTTCAAAACTTCAGAAGAAAAGACCTCTAGAGGCCATAGAATTTATAGAGTCAGACCTAGAGTACCTTAAGTACTTAAATGAAAAGAGCGAGTTTCTAGGCTATGGACTTGAAAGCAATTTGAATCTGCTCTCTTATATAAAGTCCATAGCCAGCAGATGTATATCTATACTGGACTTCGTAGCACGACTAGACGATTTGAAAGCCACGCTCTCAGAAAGCCGAGACGGACATGGAGTGCTCCTGTCGACTATCCATTCCTCTAAAGGGCTGGAGTTTAAGAATGTATTTCTAGTAGACCTTATAAACGGCGACTTCCCAAGCTCTTCAAGCATAGACGCCATGAAGCAAGGTGTTCTAGAGCCGATAGAGGAGGAGCGCAGGCTTTTCTACGTCGGGATCACTAGGGCAAAACAAAACTTAAACCTGCTCTGCTACAAATACAGTGACGGCAAAAAGCTGGCTCCATCCATGTTTTTAAGCGAGATAGAGCGATCACTCGCCTCTGAATCCGAGGAAAAACTACGTGTATATGGAAGAATTGAGCATGTGAAGTTCGGCGAAGGCACAGTGCTAGATATAAGTGAATCTTCACTGCTGGTGGACTTCGACGATAGCGGACAAAAACAGCTTCTAAAGTCTGCCTGCCTTGAACAGAATCTAATATCTATAATAGACTGAAAAGAGCCAGGCGAATCCATCGCCTGGCTCTTAAAATGCTTAAAATGCTATAACTATTCCTCCGTCATTGGCATACACAGTGCTTATACCCTGAGTCTCAACTATGACTATTTCTTTGAAATTATACGCACGCTCTATCTCCGACTTTAGCTTCAAGGCTTTTTCAAAGCAGTTGCAGTGGGCTATGCCCAGTATCTTTTCCTCGAATGAGCTCCCCTGCTCGCCTATTATCTCCACCAGTCGTCCAAACGCCTTCTTGGCTCCTCTTACTTTTTCGCTGAGATCTATCTCTCCAGCATCCGTGGCCTTCATGATTGGAACGATAGACAGGAGCGAAGCAAGCTTTCCCTTGAACCTGCTTATTCTCCCTGCTTTTATCAGGTTGTCCAGCGACTCCAGTATAAAGTAAGTCTTCATCTCCTCTATATAAGCTTCTGTCTGCTCT
This Andreesenia angusta DNA region includes the following protein-coding sequences:
- a CDS encoding ATP-dependent helicase; its protein translation is MIYLIQSFFQNIESDYNLPLNDSQKKAVLHNNGPALVLAVPGAGKTTVLISRVAALISLHGVKPSKILSITFSKASALDMQSRFYSTFGAELGASPKFSTIHSFAYFVIREYCRKAGVSYNLIEENGPNGKIQLLRNIYSSINKGFLSEDKLEELVNGIGYVKNMMLSPEEFKSPGIKNFPKIYWEYESAKKENKLLDFDDMLSLCLDILEKNGALLESYRVRYEYVQVDEGQDTSNIQHRIIALLVKPKNNLFIVADDDQSVYGFRGANPKYLLEFKTHYPDASVFNMNRNYRSTPDIVSIANSLIKQNKLRYDKDLVAHSESSHPVGIFKLDTQENQYRHLVDSLVPSEFEDTAVLFRNNISAIPIADILDRKGIPFKLKDSKLTFFNHWLLKDILSFLKLATDQSDTGAFERIYHKMKGYISKKGLNYVAKNMKTEKSVFHVLELFPDLKPFQKESMRKLSLDFSKLQKKRPLEAIEFIESDLEYLKYLNEKSEFLGYGLESNLNLLSYIKSIASRCISILDFVARLDDLKATLSESRDGHGVLLSTIHSSKGLEFKNVFLVDLINGDFPSSSSIDAMKQGVLEPIEEERRLFYVGITRAKQNLNLLCYKYSDGKKLAPSMFLSEIERSLASESEEKLRVYGRIEHVKFGEGTVLDISESSLLVDFDDSGQKQLLKSACLEQNLISIID